A single genomic interval of Penaeus vannamei isolate JL-2024 chromosome 33, ASM4276789v1, whole genome shotgun sequence harbors:
- the Unc50 gene encoding protein unc-50 homolog, which yields MSSNHKYQTSPPPSRAQSPSTPVGTTTVPLSYRSASPLPTPVAHRHDCMTAAAKRYKYLRRLLKFRQMDFEFAAWQMIYLFVSPQKVYRNFQYRKQTKAQFARDDPAFVVLLCFWLCSEYILWIFWGWE from the exons ATGAG TTCAAATCACAAGTACCagacttcacccccaccctcccgggCCCAGAGTCCCTCAACGCCTGTTGGGACCACCACAGTCCCGTTAAGTTACAGGTCAGCGTCTCCTTTGCCAACACCCGTAGCCCACAG ACACGACTGTATGACAGCTGCAGCAAAACGCTACAAGTACCTGCGGCGACTTCTAAAGTTCCGTCAAATGGACTTTGAGTTTGCAGCGTGGCAAATGATTTACTTGTTTGTGTCTCCACAGAAAGTTTATAGAAATTTTCAGTACAGGAAAC aaACAAAGGCCCAATTTGCCAGAGATGATCCAGCCTTTGTAGTTCTTCTTTGCTTCTGGCTGTGCAGTGAGTACATTCTTTGGATTTTTTGGGGATGGGAGTGA